A genomic window from Pecten maximus chromosome 4, xPecMax1.1, whole genome shotgun sequence includes:
- the LOC117325954 gene encoding LOW QUALITY PROTEIN: uncharacterized protein LOC117325954 (The sequence of the model RefSeq protein was modified relative to this genomic sequence to represent the inferred CDS: deleted 1 base in 1 codon), whose translation MRAKRFGKAKPITQLTDIIKLEYFQQVRFFIDLGIEMEKTDENGRTPIMLCPFMEPEVWGTGIARLLIEKGASLENCDKYGMTVMHLACIYTRVELARVFLNAIDFDLLEQDKWGNTALHYAVRSGNLNLVKVITQAQWKYKFAFDKKNREGLTALDEAYRLKMRKIAETIEAVENQTQADADNESLSQIPSLNIRLSRDCLNSRTLSDFGSISRRSFRTRPKTAFLLARRESASSSSSASSLYGHDRTVVSYRNFVRRELEPNERDDKMILRCAPLADFRNNPEYLFHLVVPGVLPVSENMKSGRPRSAYDSKLHDSSSGRDGPYFSWRVEFKRLYRHYEYQCTPSYRDGYKDTPIGTLYLDAPLTPAPSEDPNEDERGKKSKRSTSSMTKQNTAETGRQRKQSQQQQQQQNHQQQQQQQQKQQEQSKRRTSTVQSGKQSSSSMDGSMGSSSESISSGTSAKKETVRMTNGNTSGSDSHGRQSRVAHYN comes from the exons ATGAGGGCTAAACGATTTGGAAAGGCTAAGCCTATAACACAGCTAACAGACATCATCAAACTGGAGTATTTTCAGCAAGTCCGATTCTTCATTGACCTTGGAATCGAAATGGAAAAGACAGATGAAAATGGTCGCACACCCATCATGCTGTGTCCCTTCATGGAGCCAGAAGTGTGGGGAACAGGTATTGCTCGTCTGCTCATCGAAAAGGGCGCTAGTTTAGAAAACTGTGACAAGTATGGTATGACAGTGATGCATCTTGCTTGTATCTACACACGTGTCGAACTCGCCAGAGTGTTTCTCAACGCAATAGATTTTGATTTACTTGAACAAGACAAATGGGGTAACACGGCACTCCACTATGCTGTCCGCAGCGGCAATTTGAATCTCGTAAAAGTCATTACCCAGGCACAATGGAAATACAAATTCGCTTTCGACAAGAAGAATCGCGAAGGACTCACAGCTCTTGACGAAGCCTATAGGTTGAAAATGAGAAAAATCGCAGAAACAATTGAGGCTGTAGAAAACCAAACACAAGCTGACGCGGACAACGAATCTTTGTCACAGATACCTTCTTTGAATATAAGACTTTCACGGGATTGCCTCAACTCTCGAACACTTTCTGATTTTGGATCTATATCCAGGCGTTCTTTTCGAACGCGCCCCAAGACGGCATTCCTTCTAGCTCGTAGGGAGTCTGCATCGAGTAGCAGCAGTGCCTCAAGTCTATACGGCCATGATCGAACTGTGGTCAGTTACCGCAACTTTGTCAGACGCGAACTGGAACCAAACGAAAGGGACGACAAGATGATTCTTCGCTGTGCTCCACTAGCAGATTTCAGAAATAATCCGGAATATCTGTTCCATCTCGTTGTTCCCGGTGTACTTCCGGTAAGCGAGAATATGAAATCCGGACGCCCACGATCAGCATATGATTCGAAACTCCATGATTCTTCTAGTGGGCGGGATGGTCCTTACTTTAGTTGGAGGGTTGAATTTAAACGTCTTTACCGCCATTACGAATACCAATGTACACCTTCATATCGAGATGGCTATAAAGATACCCCCATCGGAACTCTC TATCTTGATGCTCCACTAACACCAGCTCCATCAGAAGATCCAAACGAAGACGAAAGGGGTAAAAAAAGCAAACGGTCCACAAGCTCcatgacaaaacaaaatacGGCAGAGACCGGAAGGCAGCGAAAGCaatcacaacaacaacaacaacaacagaatcatcaacaacagcagcagcaacaacagaAACAACAGGAACAGTCAAAACGCAGAACTTCAACAGTACAGTCAGGAAAGCAATCGTCCTCGTCAATGGACGGCTCGATGGGATCTAGTAGCGAATCCATCAGTAGTGGAACTTCGGCAAAAAAAGAGACAGTCCGAATGACGAACGGAAACACCTCCGGAAGTGACTCGCACGGTAGGCAGAGCCGAGTTGCGCACTACAATTAG
- the LOC117325956 gene encoding probable 60S ribosomal protein L37-A, with protein MTKGTSSFGKRHNKTHTHCRRCGRRSFHIQKKVCASCGYPSPKKRSYNWSEKSKRRRTTGTGRMRHLKDVFRRFRNGFREGTVAKSKKKTAAAPSSAVATK; from the exons ATG ACCAAGGGAACATCCAGCTTTGGTAAGCGGCACAACAAGACCCACACCCACTGCAGGAGGTGTGGGCGCCGCTCATTCCATATCCAGAAGAAAGTATGTGCTTCATGTGGATATCCTAGTCCAAAGAAGAGGTCAT ATAACTGGAGTGAGAAATCTAAGAGGAGGAGGACAACAGGTACTGGCCGTATGAGGCACCTCAAGGATGTCTTCAGGAGGTTCAG GAATGGCTTCCGTGAGGGTACAGTTGCCAAATCCAAGAAAAAGACAGCAGCCGCTCCATCATCTGCAGTTGCCACTAAATAG
- the LOC117325955 gene encoding F-box only protein 4-like, with translation MIEIDIPHDICPTTFVCEQSLYTKLPERSTFNGDQRSDLTPSLKSDIYLDEGLLYTLKILVKKYKKQMGERPETFVSGGLQQYLIKQEMKQRSLIHGQKSVDQNASIFHKLPLNVKLHIFSYLGVRDLCRVSGVCRDWYDVSQDNILWQEKLARNIQSWNIISHLTNPAMYKEVQSEWTNREIFLRCSPEINRIMHERNSMLTSISNMLRYFLPKKVPKIAMFGPGLESENTSILVRQMLTARTLLEQVGMVPGQFDGVGSGWLLKMADCSNFQLSVLYSASKSIRQQPGWDRINGNNLLQVSIQDGEVGVELKPAVKDFCRTVDAFIYVIDSTLSATGESNQEFYTMVNERWSATHVPVLVLSCIKNSNASRIPCIKVVEKLAMSNMNRPWQVRDCEAENLTEVLEGIRWVVEQSHRR, from the exons ATGATTGAAATTGATATTCCTCACGATATTTGTccaacaacatttgtttgtgaaCAAAGTTTGTACACCAAACTGCCAGAAAGATCTACGTTTAACGGCGACCAAAGGTCAGATTTAACACCATCActtaaaagtgatatttatttGGACGAAGGGCTTCTTTATACTCTGAAAATTTTagtgaaaaaatacaaaaaacaaatgGGTGAGCGACCAGAAACATTTGTATCGGGAGGACTCCAGCAGTACCTAATTAAACAAGAAATGAAACAGAGGAGCTTAATACACGGCCAGAAAAGCGTTGACCAGAATGCTTCCATTTTCCACAAGTTACct TTGAATGTGAAACTCCATATATTTTCGTACCTTGGAGTACGTGACCTTTGTCGGGTTAGTGGAGTATGTAGGGACTGGTATGATGTGAGCCAGGACAATATATTGTGGCAGGAAAAACTCGCACGTAACATCCAGTCCTGGAATATTATTTCTCATCTCACCAATCCAGCTATGTACAAGGAAGTGCAGTCCGAATGGACCAACAGGGAAAT atttctgagaTGTTCTCCTGAAATCAACAGAATTATGCATGAGAGAAACTCCATGTTGACAAGCATATCTAATATGCTGCGATATTTCCTTCCAAAGAAAGTGCCAAAGATTGCCATGTTTGGTCCCGGCCTAGAATCTGAAAACACCAGCATTTTAGTCAGACAAATGCTGACAGCCAGAACATTATTGGAACAAGTGGGGATGGTACCAggacagtttgatg GTGTTGGTTCTGGCTGGCTCCTGAAGATGGCAGACTGCAGTAATTTTCAGCTGTCAGTTCTGTACTCTGCTTCCAAATCAATCCGACAGCAACCAGGATGGGACCGTATCAATGGCAATAACTTATTGCAGGTATCAATACAAGATGGAGAGGTTGGTGTGGAGCTCAAACCAGCCGTCAAAGATTTCTGCCGTACCGTAGATGCTTTTATCTATGTCATAGATTCAACTTTATCAGCAACTG GCGAAAGTAATCAGGAGTTTTATACCATGGTGAATGAGCGCTGGTCAGCTACACATGTTCCAGTTCTAGTATTATCCTGTATTAAAAACTCCAATGCTTCCCGTATCCCTTGCATCAAAGTCGTGGAGAAGCTTGCAATGTCCAACATGAACAGACCATGGCAG gtGCGAGATTGTGAGGCAGAGAATCTGACAGAGGTTTTAGAAGGAATTCGGTGGGTGGTTGAACAGTCACATCGACGGTGA